One window of Amaranthus tricolor cultivar Red isolate AtriRed21 chromosome 13, ASM2621246v1, whole genome shotgun sequence genomic DNA carries:
- the LOC130798136 gene encoding ankyrin repeat-containing protein ITN1-like, translating into MASNDDLGQELFRDLCSHDSDNERILQKCSMTVEGPLLYCTIHNSTVLHLACSFRKFELAMSLLDSMDAIRLSLLPDRTNAWGDTVLHNAATTNKGIDFVKRLLRRIPDLLCKRNEHDESCVFYAIRYGKQEMFKFLAHQVDKLCQSNKQYNHLHFFQNKDNTTILHMAILTTQFDVAFTIAERYPELCNLKDKSQISALQMLACTPTAFKSGATLGPVKEFLYSVVPTDEQDTIGDVGIIGRAIKFILSSCCQGNSCFVFPLIDEISKLKKSNQDAVKLAKILIKSDTSWRQTYKPRAEITPVITNTDAHHTQKSVEDDEHIVAISDASEDHTVPVMLDIPLSDIDPVNKSVNQRKKGKRQGILECDEAPVLLAARNGCIEIVEATLDMFPQAVDYLNHDQENMLHVAIKSRNFKILDFIEKKPYLRGLVRAVDRNNNLILHMIGCPPSRGEVSPSSKMKSPVMELSEELLLMERLEALCPNYLINHRNKQKKTARELFAAEKEKLRVEAKEWLKRTAEHCTVVIILIATVAFAAAYTVPGGPDETGFPILVHHPLFIIFAITDVLSLGFALTAVVVFLTILTSPYRLNDFRRSLPQKLWLGFTLLFLSVSMMMVAFAATIILMIHSKERWTKIALYIIAFFPILLFMLSYVPIYTNLLKTFNYWIKKSTKSLLRPTFSSRRLFLKHFRSRACGFEP; encoded by the exons ATGGCTAGCAATGATGATCTTGGGCAAGAGCTTTTCCGTGATCTTTGCAGCCATGACAGTGACAACGAGCGCATACTACAGAAGTGCAGTATGACAGTGGAGGGACCATTGCTGTACTGCACAATACACAACTCAACTGTGCTTCATTTGGCATGCTCCTTCAGAAAATTTGAGCTAGCAATGAGTCTACTGGACTCCATGGATGCTATCAGATTAAGCTTGCTACCTGATCGAACAAATGCTTGGGGCGACACTGTTCTCCACAATGCGGCCACTACCAACAAAGGAATCGATTTTGTGAAGAGGCTGTTAAGACGAATACCCGATTTGCTTTGCAAACGCAATGAGCATGATGAATCTTGCGTCTTTTATGCTATCCGATATGGCAAGCAGGAAATGTTTAAGTTTCTTGCACATCAAGTAGATAAATTATgtcaatcaaacaaacaatataaCCACCTTCATTTCTTTCAGAATAAAGACAACACTACAATCCTTCACATGGCTATCctcacaacacaatttg ACGTTGCATTTACGATAGCAGAGAGATATCCAGAACTATGTAATCTTAAAGATAAAAGTCAGATAAGTGCCCTACAAATGCTTGCATGCACTCCAACAGCTTTCAAAAGTGGAGCTACATTAGGGCCAGTAAAGGAATTTCTTTACTCAG TTGTACCAACTGATGAACAGGACACAATTGGAGACGTTGGCATAATTGGTAGGGCAATTAAATTCATATTAAGCTCCT GCTGCCAAGGCAATTCGTGCTTTGTCTTTCCCCTTATAGATGAAATTAGTAAGTTAAAGAAGAGCAACCAGGATGCAGTCAAACTTGCCAAGATTTTAATCAAGTCAGATACTTCTTGGAGGCAAACGTACAAGCCACGAGCTGAGATAACTCCCGTTATCACAAATACTGATGCTCATCATACTCAGAAATCTGTTGAAGATGATGAACACATTGTTGCGATATCAGATGCTTCTGAAGACCATACAGTTCCTGTTATGTTGGACATTCCATTATCAGACATAGATCCTGTTAACAAGTCagtaaatcaaagaaaaaaaggtaaaagACAAGGAATTTTGGAGTGTGATGAAGCTCCAGTGCTTTTGGCTGCTCGAAATGGTTGTATCGAGATTGTTGAAGCGACACTTGACATGTTTCCACAGGCCGTAGACTACCTAAACCATGATCAAGAAAATATGTTACATGTCGCAATTAAGAGTCGCAACTTTAAGATTTTAGATTTTATAGAGAAAAAACCATATCTACGAGGACTAGTAAGAGCTGTTGACAGAAACAATAATTTGATACTTCACATGATCGGATGCCCACCCAGTCGAGGGGAAGTTTCTCCAAGTTCAAAAATGAAAAGTCCAGTCATGGAGTTGTCCGAGGAACTGTTATTAATGGAG AGGTTAGAAGCGTTGTGTCCAAATTATCTTATAAATCACCGCAATAAGCAAAAGAAGACTGCGCGTGAACTATTTGCCGCGGAGAAAGAAAAACTACGTGTTGAGGCCAAAGAATGGCTAAAGCGCACAGCCGAACACTGCACTGTTGTTATCATTCTTATTGCCACCGTAGCCTTTGCTGCTGCTTACACAGTACCAGGGGGTCCAGATGAAACAGGCTTCCCAATCCTAGTTCATCATcctttgtttataatttttgcaATCACAGATGTGCTTTCCCTGGGATTTGCTTTGACAGCAGTCGTAGTTTTTCTCACCATACTAACCTCACCTTATCGATTGAATGACTTCCGACGGTCACTTCCACAAAAGTTATGGCTTGGTTTTACACTTCTCTTCCTGTCAGTCTCCATGATGATGGTTGCATTCGCAGCAACAATTATTCTCATGATACATAGCAAGGAGCGGTGGACCAAGATCGCTCTATATATAATTGCCTTCTTCCCTATCCTTCTATTTATGTTATCTTATGTCCCTATTTATACAAAccttttaaaaacttttaactaCTGGATCAAAAAGTCTACTAAGTCTCTTCTTAGGCCTACCTTCAGTTCAAGACGTCTATTCCTAAAACATTTTCGTTCCAGAGCGTGTGGTTTTGAACCTTAA